A stretch of Aureispira sp. CCB-E DNA encodes these proteins:
- a CDS encoding SPFH domain-containing protein has translation MKHLFLLLITAFFISSCTTVQPGHKGVKVYWGGKTDMETILPEGMDMGISWLWNSCVEYDVREKTLVQKFVFNDSRNMETSVEIALDYNLNPDQVNLIHTKITDIDTKILKTLKSSGKEVVPQYTASELNLKKRKEAESALRDIISQELPEFYVEFARVQITDVDIPKALAKVAEETAIQEGRNSLAAKKELEQTNLAKARIAEAKGKYDAALYDAKTKDILSSPKMLELKKLEIEMEWAKKGVSKYGNNNVFGANTSVLKGFN, from the coding sequence ATGAAACACTTATTTTTATTATTAATAACGGCTTTTTTTATTAGCTCTTGTACAACAGTACAACCTGGACATAAGGGCGTGAAAGTATATTGGGGAGGTAAAACAGATATGGAAACGATTTTGCCAGAAGGGATGGATATGGGAATTAGTTGGCTATGGAATTCTTGTGTAGAATACGATGTAAGGGAAAAGACACTGGTTCAGAAATTCGTTTTTAACGACTCAAGAAACATGGAAACTAGTGTAGAGATAGCTTTGGATTATAATTTGAATCCAGATCAGGTTAATTTAATTCACACCAAAATTACAGACATAGATACCAAAATTTTAAAAACCTTAAAATCTTCAGGAAAAGAAGTGGTTCCACAGTATACCGCTTCAGAACTGAACCTAAAAAAACGCAAAGAAGCAGAGTCGGCATTGCGTGATATTATTAGCCAAGAGCTACCAGAATTTTATGTAGAGTTTGCTAGAGTACAAATTACAGATGTGGATATTCCAAAGGCATTGGCAAAAGTAGCTGAGGAGACGGCTATTCAAGAAGGTAGAAACTCTCTAGCTGCTAAAAAAGAATTGGAACAAACAAATTTAGCAAAGGCAAGAATTGCAGAAGCAAAAGGTAAATACGATGCTGCCTTGTATGATGCTAAAACAAAAGATATTTTATCTTCGCCTAAAATGTTGGAGTTGAAAAAATTAGAAATTGAGATGGAGTGGGCCAAAAAAGGAGTGAGCAAATATGGCAATAATAATGTTTTTGGTGCCAATACTTCTGTTTTAAAAGGGTTTAATTAG
- a CDS encoding GNAT family N-acetyltransferase: protein MNTKINAAVFEHFPTLESNRLLFREFELNDCQAMFELRSNVEVMRYMDSYPYQTIEDAELNIQQNRTAFIEKTALNWSIVEKSSNTFIGYFGFWRLFWQNCRAEIGYALHPDYWGQGYMDETLKTMIAFAFEQFGLHSIMANVNPNNKSSIRLLEKNKFVQEAYFKEDYFFDGRFIDSMIFSLLEPS, encoded by the coding sequence ATGAATACAAAAATTAATGCTGCTGTCTTTGAGCATTTTCCCACCTTAGAAAGTAACCGTCTTTTATTTCGAGAATTTGAATTAAATGACTGCCAAGCAATGTTTGAGCTACGTTCTAATGTAGAAGTCATGCGCTACATGGATAGTTATCCTTACCAAACCATCGAAGATGCAGAATTAAACATTCAGCAAAATAGAACCGCCTTTATAGAAAAAACAGCGCTTAATTGGAGTATCGTAGAAAAAAGCTCTAATACCTTTATCGGTTACTTTGGTTTTTGGCGACTTTTTTGGCAAAATTGTCGAGCCGAAATAGGCTATGCCTTGCACCCCGACTACTGGGGACAAGGATACATGGATGAAACCTTAAAAACGATGATAGCCTTTGCTTTCGAACAATTCGGGCTCCACAGTATTATGGCGAATGTCAACCCTAACAATAAAAGCTCTATCCGACTGTTAGAAAAAAATAAGTTTGTACAAGAAGCCTATTTTAAAGAAGATTATTTTTTTGATGGTCGGTTCATTGACAGCATGATCTTTTCTTTGCTTGAACCTTCCTAA
- a CDS encoding DUF1572 family protein, which translates to MNYIENTRNLFAYYKQLGEQSMAQLEEKQLFWKYAVDENSIATIVKHLSGNMLSRWTDFMTADGEKNWRNRDDEFEDTTLKNRVEVLGAWESGWKCLFDAINPLTDEDLEHIVYIRNQGHTVVEAINRQLGHYAYHIGQIVLMAKLQKGKDWQTLSIAKGASKEYNKNKFAQEKAKGHFTKEFLDRDKTR; encoded by the coding sequence ATGAACTACATCGAGAATACTAGAAATCTCTTTGCTTATTATAAGCAGTTAGGCGAGCAATCAATGGCACAATTAGAGGAAAAACAATTGTTTTGGAAATACGCAGTTGACGAGAACAGCATTGCCACGATTGTAAAACACCTATCTGGAAATATGCTTTCTAGATGGACTGATTTTATGACAGCAGATGGCGAAAAAAATTGGCGAAATAGAGACGATGAGTTTGAAGATACGACACTCAAAAATAGAGTAGAAGTATTAGGGGCATGGGAAAGCGGGTGGAAATGTCTTTTTGATGCTATCAATCCTTTGACAGACGAAGACTTGGAGCATATTGTTTATATTAGAAACCAAGGGCATACTGTTGTAGAAGCTATTAATCGCCAGTTAGGGCATTATGCTTATCACATTGGACAAATTGTATTGATGGCTAAATTGCAAAAAGGCAAGGATTGGCAGACCTTATCTATAGCCAAAGGGGCTTCTAAGGAGTATAATAAAAATAAATTTGCTCAAGAAAAAGCAAAAGGGCACTTTACAAAAGAGTTTCTAGATAGGGATAAAACTAGATAA
- a CDS encoding SWIM zinc finger family protein: MQWTDEKIAALSPNDSTERRGRTLANSTKWNYIATNYEAIWGECKGSGSQPYIVQINLSGPKYKCSCPVRKPPCKHVLGLFFLFAQSSALFKYQAPPEAIQNWLSKQSSNSVASHSKTIAPTLKTEEALQQAKAAKEKRWEQRVQLMASGMDELELWLTDLIRQGIANTAIQKVSFWNQVAAKMVDAKLPRISTYLKETHQLIQKNQNWSEIVLARLGELYLWTESFKKRSLLTPELQEELYLSLGKIVKKADVLEQNPSIKDLWFVVGKKEGVDIEGRSFRKIWLQGQKTKQHALILDYAFGNIGYEQQYIVGDLLDGALTYYSKAYPQRAIFESFESAQIYESPNATSYKDFNAVLTQYGEAIVQNPWLFSFPVVLSQLRAFMNDKKELLIKDINDHIIPLSTLKEEVVWKILAISGGKSICLFGEWDGLHFEPLSMLTDNGTISFS; this comes from the coding sequence ATGCAATGGACTGACGAAAAAATAGCAGCACTTTCTCCCAACGATTCCACAGAGCGTAGAGGACGTACCTTAGCCAACTCAACCAAGTGGAATTATATCGCTACCAATTATGAAGCCATTTGGGGAGAATGCAAAGGATCTGGTTCTCAACCCTATATTGTTCAAATCAATTTGAGTGGACCAAAATATAAATGCAGCTGCCCTGTTCGCAAACCTCCTTGCAAGCACGTTTTAGGACTCTTCTTTTTATTTGCTCAAAGCAGTGCTTTATTCAAGTACCAAGCTCCTCCCGAAGCAATTCAAAATTGGTTGTCCAAACAAAGTTCTAATAGTGTTGCCAGTCATTCCAAGACTATTGCACCTACTCTAAAAACAGAAGAAGCCCTCCAACAAGCTAAAGCAGCCAAAGAAAAACGCTGGGAACAACGGGTTCAACTCATGGCAAGCGGTATGGATGAACTGGAACTTTGGCTCACCGACCTTATTCGCCAAGGGATTGCCAATACGGCTATTCAAAAAGTTAGTTTTTGGAATCAAGTTGCTGCCAAAATGGTGGATGCCAAGTTGCCTAGAATTAGTACTTATTTAAAAGAAACCCACCAACTGATTCAAAAAAACCAAAATTGGTCGGAAATTGTTCTTGCCCGTTTGGGCGAACTTTACTTATGGACAGAATCTTTCAAAAAAAGGTCCCTGCTTACTCCTGAGCTTCAAGAAGAGTTGTATCTAAGTTTGGGTAAAATCGTCAAGAAAGCAGACGTTTTGGAACAAAACCCTAGTATAAAAGATCTTTGGTTTGTTGTAGGCAAAAAAGAAGGGGTTGACATTGAAGGACGTAGTTTTCGAAAAATCTGGCTGCAAGGTCAAAAAACAAAGCAACATGCTCTAATATTGGACTATGCTTTTGGAAATATTGGATACGAGCAACAATATATTGTCGGAGATTTGCTAGATGGCGCCTTAACTTATTATTCTAAGGCTTATCCCCAACGAGCTATTTTTGAATCTTTTGAATCTGCTCAAATTTATGAAAGCCCCAATGCAACTAGCTATAAAGATTTTAATGCTGTTTTAACACAATATGGCGAAGCTATTGTCCAAAATCCTTGGCTATTTTCTTTCCCTGTCGTTCTTTCACAATTAAGAGCATTCATGAACGACAAAAAAGAATTACTCATCAAAGATATTAACGACCATATCATTCCATTAAGTACTCTAAAGGAGGAAGTTGTATGGAAAATATTAGCTATTAGTGGTGGGAAATCCATTTGCCTTTTTGGAGAATGGGATGGTCTACACTTTGAACCATTAAGTATGTTGACAGACAATGGGACGATTAGTTTTTCGTAA
- the prmA gene encoding 50S ribosomal protein L11 methyltransferase, protein MNYLKLTIETEDVSINDILVARLADYDFNGFSEEDENLVAYIEEAACSKELEADLNALTAKYNLTISRTILEDQNWNAKWESDYEPVLVDDFCAVRATFHEPIETVEHEIIVTPKMSFGTGHHATTYMMMKQMQDLKFEDCMVFDYGCGTGVLAILAQKLGAKESDAIDIDSWAYENTVENVEINACTDQINVYCGEIDAAPLKKYDVILANINRNVILNTMDEMVSRLKEGGHLLTSGFLEADVALVLEAAAKHGLKLVRKLEREQWRCLMLS, encoded by the coding sequence ATGAATTATTTGAAATTGACAATAGAAACAGAGGATGTAAGTATCAATGATATTTTGGTAGCACGCTTAGCAGATTATGATTTCAATGGGTTTAGTGAGGAAGACGAAAACTTAGTGGCGTATATTGAGGAAGCAGCTTGTAGCAAGGAACTAGAAGCGGATTTGAATGCTTTGACTGCAAAATATAACTTAACTATTAGTCGAACGATTTTGGAAGATCAAAATTGGAATGCAAAGTGGGAGTCGGATTATGAACCTGTTTTAGTAGACGATTTTTGTGCTGTTAGAGCTACTTTTCATGAACCGATTGAGACGGTAGAACATGAAATTATTGTAACACCTAAAATGTCTTTTGGAACAGGACACCATGCTACAACTTATATGATGATGAAACAAATGCAAGATTTGAAGTTTGAAGATTGTATGGTGTTTGATTACGGTTGTGGAACAGGTGTTTTGGCTATTTTAGCTCAAAAATTAGGTGCTAAGGAATCGGATGCTATTGATATTGATTCTTGGGCATATGAAAATACCGTAGAGAATGTTGAGATCAATGCTTGCACCGATCAGATCAATGTCTATTGTGGAGAAATTGATGCAGCACCACTCAAAAAATACGATGTGATTCTAGCGAATATCAATAGAAATGTGATTTTAAACACAATGGATGAAATGGTAAGTCGTTTAAAGGAAGGAGGACATCTGTTGACTTCTGGTTTTTTGGAAGCAGATGTTGCCTTAGTTTTGGAGGCTGCCGCCAAACATGGATTAAAGTTAGTTCGCAAATTAGAAAGAGAACAATGGCGCTGCTTAATGTTGTCATAA
- a CDS encoding DUF2461 domain-containing protein: protein MISKHSLDFLSQLQENNNRPWFEAHKEDYLKTKREVETLVKKVEANLNKVDNIEFSKLYRIYRDVRFSKNKLPYKGYLGGYYRRFGNDRRGSYTFDICPNGKSVVGGGFFGPNADDLLRIRKEFEMDSSYIEKVTQDPTFVKYFGELQGVSLKTAPRGFDKNHPHIKWLRMKQFLAFRNFADEEVTRKDFADQMTETFIAIRPFFDYMTDVLTTDMNGVSIL from the coding sequence ATGATTAGTAAGCATTCCCTCGATTTTCTTTCCCAATTACAAGAAAACAACAACCGACCTTGGTTTGAGGCACACAAAGAAGATTATTTAAAAACAAAAAGAGAAGTAGAGACTTTAGTTAAAAAAGTCGAAGCAAACCTTAATAAAGTTGATAATATTGAATTTTCCAAATTGTATAGAATTTACCGTGATGTCCGTTTTTCAAAAAACAAACTCCCTTACAAAGGTTACCTTGGAGGATATTACAGGCGCTTTGGTAATGACCGCCGAGGAAGCTATACTTTTGACATTTGCCCCAATGGCAAATCTGTTGTAGGAGGCGGTTTTTTTGGTCCTAATGCTGATGATTTGTTACGCATTCGCAAAGAATTTGAAATGGACAGTTCCTATATTGAGAAGGTGACTCAAGATCCTACCTTTGTAAAATACTTTGGAGAACTACAAGGAGTTTCTTTAAAAACTGCACCAAGAGGTTTCGACAAAAACCATCCGCATATCAAGTGGTTGAGAATGAAACAATTTTTGGCTTTTAGGAATTTTGCTGACGAAGAAGTTACCCGTAAAGATTTTGCAGATCAAATGACGGAAACATTTATAGCAATTCGCCCTTTCTTTGATTACATGACCGATGTCTTGACAACAGATATGAATGGCGTTTCTATTTTGTAA
- a CDS encoding YceI family protein, translating into MPKYITFLILLLSFSTIAQQKIDEELIIFVQKSTDSPFTLENIKALQGYMQERNITTKIIDIDKTGAPKEVGYTPFIVYRNYLGRKIFKGRYTSHKRLLNFIRTVRRLPVENSSYEESNVFVWEKERSNLIIKLKVTEAQGTLPKNFSQKKFQQEYLKGLKEGFDAAKYKKNSLVGNSDELIYCSFYPYLAEDGKVYVSSEIHSHYDCHTAIYQQFETPAVGTSISKAFALAAQNSFAEIQRQLIESKLGDAMNYITDKNSVSWEALNLKKLATPEKSTITNMENIAFPKTWTIAGPVDKSTPILAFNFPPPLRHYGGELTSVTGNISLEQSQNLKAATGQFTVNVASIEMGESDLTQAVTESMLYVDKYPTAQLVFKSIDGEQLQLALGNITTAKIEVALTLLEKTAPVTATAQFEPFLDENGDLRLHVYTQFAINDLKGSYTVSGPDGPADANNKMLFRASFIMKGEE; encoded by the coding sequence ATGCCAAAATATATCACATTTTTAATACTCCTCCTATCTTTTTCGACAATTGCTCAACAAAAAATAGATGAAGAACTTATTATCTTTGTTCAAAAATCAACGGATAGTCCATTTACGTTAGAAAATATCAAGGCATTACAAGGTTATATGCAAGAACGCAATATTACAACAAAAATTATTGATATTGATAAAACTGGTGCCCCAAAAGAGGTTGGTTATACTCCTTTTATTGTTTATAGAAACTACCTTGGACGAAAAATTTTCAAAGGGCGTTATACTTCTCATAAACGCTTGCTCAATTTTATCCGAACCGTTCGACGATTGCCTGTTGAAAATTCTAGTTATGAAGAAAGTAATGTGTTTGTTTGGGAAAAAGAACGTTCTAACTTAATTATAAAATTAAAAGTTACCGAGGCACAAGGTACTTTGCCAAAGAACTTTAGTCAAAAAAAATTCCAACAAGAATATCTAAAAGGTCTCAAAGAAGGTTTTGATGCTGCCAAATATAAAAAAAATAGCCTAGTAGGCAATTCTGACGAACTCATCTATTGCAGTTTTTATCCATACCTAGCCGAAGATGGCAAGGTCTATGTAAGTTCAGAAATTCATTCTCATTACGACTGCCACACCGCTATTTATCAACAGTTTGAAACGCCTGCCGTTGGTACGTCTATTTCCAAAGCATTTGCATTGGCAGCTCAAAATTCGTTTGCTGAAATTCAGCGACAACTAATTGAGTCTAAGCTAGGAGATGCGATGAATTATATCACCGATAAAAATAGTGTTTCTTGGGAAGCACTGAATTTAAAAAAACTAGCAACTCCTGAAAAAAGCACCATCACAAACATGGAAAACATAGCGTTTCCAAAAACATGGACGATAGCAGGTCCCGTAGATAAAAGTACTCCTATTCTAGCCTTTAACTTTCCACCACCTCTAAGACATTATGGTGGCGAACTGACCTCTGTCACAGGAAACATATCCTTAGAACAATCACAGAATCTAAAAGCAGCAACAGGTCAATTTACAGTTAATGTTGCTTCTATAGAAATGGGCGAAAGTGACTTAACACAAGCCGTTACAGAAAGTATGCTTTACGTTGACAAATATCCAACAGCTCAGTTAGTATTCAAAAGCATTGATGGGGAACAGTTGCAACTTGCCTTAGGAAATATCACGACGGCAAAGATCGAAGTGGCATTAACATTACTCGAAAAAACGGCTCCTGTTACCGCCACCGCTCAATTTGAACCATTTTTAGACGAGAATGGCGACCTTCGTTTGCATGTTTACACTCAATTTGCAATCAATGATTTAAAAGGCAGCTATACCGTTTCTGGTCCCGATGGTCCAGCTGATGCCAATAATAAAATGTTGTTCCGTGCTAGCTTTATCATGAAAGGGGAAGAATAA
- a CDS encoding amidohydrolase codes for MSLTITLVQSTLHWESIDANLKMFDEKLLDLDNTDVIILPEMFTTGFSMNVESLAEEMEDSKGIVWMQEKAKELNAVVTGSLIIKEGENYFNRLLWVEPNGKQCHYDKKHLFTMAKEDLHFTGGTEKLIVDYKGWKIAPFICYDLRFPAWCRNLEDYDLAFYVANWPAKRSFHWRSLLTARAIENQAYIIGVNRVGEDGKGFAYSGDSSVLSPSGALLYHQANEEAIYTINLSKTHLADVRKEYPFIGDRDNYSFHNTPQ; via the coding sequence ATGAGTTTAACAATAACTTTAGTTCAATCTACTTTGCATTGGGAATCTATTGATGCAAATTTAAAAATGTTTGATGAAAAACTGCTTGATCTTGACAATACAGATGTAATTATTCTACCTGAGATGTTTACGACTGGGTTTTCAATGAATGTTGAGTCGTTGGCGGAAGAGATGGAAGATAGTAAAGGAATTGTGTGGATGCAAGAAAAAGCAAAAGAACTCAATGCTGTAGTAACGGGGAGTTTGATTATAAAGGAAGGTGAAAACTATTTTAATCGACTGTTGTGGGTTGAGCCAAATGGTAAGCAATGTCATTATGACAAGAAGCATTTATTTACAATGGCAAAAGAAGACTTGCATTTTACAGGAGGCACAGAGAAGTTGATTGTTGACTATAAAGGTTGGAAAATAGCCCCTTTCATTTGTTATGATTTGCGTTTTCCTGCTTGGTGTCGCAATTTAGAAGATTATGACTTGGCTTTTTATGTAGCCAATTGGCCAGCTAAACGGTCTTTTCATTGGAGAAGTTTGCTGACGGCTAGAGCAATTGAAAATCAGGCTTATATAATAGGGGTTAATCGAGTAGGAGAAGATGGCAAAGGTTTTGCCTATTCGGGAGACTCTTCGGTTTTGAGCCCTAGTGGTGCTTTATTATACCATCAAGCGAATGAAGAAGCTATTTATACAATAAATTTGTCTAAAACGCATTTGGCAGATGTTCGCAAAGAATATCCGTTTATTGGAGATCGAGATAACTATTCTTTTCATAACACACCACAGTAG
- the lptE gene encoding LPS assembly lipoprotein LptE produces the protein MQKFHLFIFIIVVLIAQACTVSLINTGIDYSVLDSFSLEQFEVKSSNAPPTSGQTFSEQLKDRILNNTRLKYVDEDGDVQFSGNVVGYQISSLAPQANQTVAFQRLTIEIAINYKDTKQKDGSKNWTQTFSRFANFAADTDLSTVEDALIQEIYDQVLDDVFNRAFSGW, from the coding sequence ATGCAAAAGTTTCATTTATTTATTTTTATAATTGTTGTTCTAATAGCCCAAGCTTGTACAGTCAGTTTAATTAATACTGGTATTGATTACTCGGTTTTAGACAGTTTTTCTTTGGAACAATTTGAAGTAAAAAGCTCTAATGCACCACCAACAAGCGGGCAAACCTTTTCTGAACAGCTCAAAGATAGAATTTTGAATAATACCCGCTTAAAATATGTTGATGAAGATGGCGATGTTCAATTTTCTGGAAATGTAGTTGGCTATCAAATTTCATCACTTGCTCCGCAGGCAAACCAAACAGTTGCTTTTCAACGCTTGACAATTGAAATTGCCATCAATTATAAAGACACCAAACAAAAGGACGGCTCTAAGAACTGGACACAGACATTTTCTAGGTTCGCCAATTTTGCCGCCGATACCGATTTATCAACGGTGGAAGATGCTTTGATTCAAGAAATCTACGATCAGGTGTTAGACGATGTTTTTAATCGAGCTTTTTCTGGTTGGTAA
- a CDS encoding pentapeptide repeat-containing protein, with the protein MSSKITENKTFDKVDYSEASIKNQKFENCNFSYCNFNSCDISGITFVDCNFDNCDFSMSRNKDTALKAVRFVDCKLVGFNFSDCNDFLFSVDFENCNLSYSSFFELKLPKTQFKHCNLEKVDFASADISGAVFEDCDLTNAIFDFTNMEKTNFQHAFNYTINPESNRINKAIFSKDGLAGLLRKYDIEVV; encoded by the coding sequence ATGTCTAGTAAAATAACAGAAAACAAAACGTTTGATAAAGTTGATTACTCAGAAGCTAGTATCAAAAATCAAAAATTTGAAAATTGTAACTTTAGCTATTGTAACTTCAATAGTTGCGATATTTCAGGAATCACGTTTGTAGACTGCAACTTCGACAACTGCGACTTTTCTATGTCTAGAAACAAAGATACAGCACTAAAAGCAGTCCGATTTGTAGATTGTAAATTAGTAGGTTTTAACTTTAGCGATTGCAATGATTTTTTGTTTTCTGTTGATTTTGAGAATTGTAACCTTAGTTATAGCTCTTTTTTTGAGTTAAAACTCCCTAAAACGCAATTCAAGCACTGCAATCTAGAAAAAGTAGACTTTGCATCTGCTGATATTAGTGGTGCTGTCTTCGAAGATTGTGACTTAACAAATGCTATTTTTGACTTTACAAATATGGAAAAAACCAATTTTCAGCACGCATTTAATTATACAATCAATCCAGAGAGTAATCGTATTAACAAAGCCATTTTTTCCAAAGATGGGCTAGCAGGTTTGCTCAGAAAATATGACATTGAGGTTGTTTAA
- a CDS encoding M1 family metallopeptidase: MIYRLSVLVAFFIVTTSTVWAQSDRWQQRIEYKMDIVMDVEVHQFTGKQNVVYHNNSKDELNKVFYHLYFNAFQPNSMMDVRSRTIQDADTRVGGRILELKKDEIGYHKIKSLKQNGKDVAFEVVGTILEVTLNEPIKAGASATFDMEFESQVPLQIRRSGWNSEEGIELSMTQWYPKMCEYDYQGWHANPYVGREFYGVWGDFDVKITIDKDYTIGGTGMLQNPSEVGHGYEKVGEKVDLKDKKNITWHFKAENVHDFAWAADPDYIHDVVEVDENLVLHFIYQDDDNYKDVWKKAQKKTVQAFKFIQARYGKYPYGQYTIIQGGDGGMEYPMATLITGKRNFGSLVGVIVHEVMHTWYQMLMGSNESLYAWMDEGFTSYASNVVRAHLFNAQGAFPHDGSYRGYLYLATSGAEEPMSTHADHFNTNFAYGQASYSKGAVFLGQLNYIVGEGVFDKAMLKYYDEWHFKHPNPNDFIRVMEKESGLELDWYKEYWVNTTNRIDYAIVDVLKGNKSSKDSVVIKAKEGNYFASSGKVDKKGTTIYIERKERMPMPLDVVVTYKKGKLTQLATFNIPLEIMRGHKQDELKNGNQTVMPDWKWTHPVYELNLPIPMKDIEKIEIDPSLRMADIDRDNNVWEK, translated from the coding sequence ATGATATACAGATTAAGCGTCTTAGTTGCATTTTTTATCGTAACCACCTCTACTGTTTGGGCACAATCCGACCGTTGGCAACAGCGAATTGAATACAAGATGGATATTGTCATGGACGTAGAAGTACATCAATTTACAGGTAAACAAAATGTCGTTTATCATAACAATTCCAAGGATGAACTAAACAAGGTTTTTTATCACTTGTATTTTAATGCTTTTCAGCCCAATAGTATGATGGATGTTCGTTCTAGAACAATTCAAGATGCAGATACTAGAGTAGGTGGTCGAATTTTGGAATTGAAAAAAGACGAAATTGGTTATCACAAAATAAAGTCATTGAAACAAAATGGAAAAGATGTTGCATTTGAGGTCGTTGGAACCATTTTAGAAGTAACCTTAAACGAACCGATTAAAGCAGGAGCTTCTGCTACATTTGATATGGAGTTTGAAAGTCAAGTGCCTCTTCAAATTCGTCGTTCTGGATGGAATAGTGAGGAAGGCATTGAGTTGTCGATGACGCAGTGGTATCCCAAAATGTGTGAATATGATTATCAAGGTTGGCATGCCAATCCCTATGTTGGTCGTGAGTTCTATGGCGTGTGGGGCGATTTTGATGTTAAAATTACGATTGATAAAGATTATACTATTGGTGGAACAGGAATGCTTCAAAATCCTAGCGAAGTAGGACATGGTTATGAGAAAGTAGGAGAAAAGGTGGATTTAAAAGATAAAAAGAACATCACTTGGCATTTCAAAGCGGAAAATGTACATGATTTTGCTTGGGCAGCCGATCCAGATTACATTCATGATGTTGTAGAAGTGGATGAAAATTTAGTGTTGCACTTCATTTATCAAGATGATGATAATTATAAGGATGTGTGGAAAAAGGCACAAAAGAAAACCGTTCAAGCGTTTAAATTTATCCAAGCTAGATATGGAAAATATCCTTATGGACAATATACGATTATTCAAGGAGGTGATGGTGGTATGGAATATCCAATGGCAACCTTGATTACTGGAAAACGCAATTTTGGTTCTTTGGTTGGTGTAATTGTGCATGAGGTGATGCACACTTGGTATCAAATGTTGATGGGATCAAATGAGAGTTTATATGCTTGGATGGATGAAGGCTTTACTTCTTATGCCTCTAATGTGGTTCGCGCTCATTTATTTAATGCACAAGGTGCTTTTCCTCATGATGGTTCTTATAGAGGTTATTTGTACTTAGCAACAAGCGGTGCAGAGGAACCAATGAGTACTCATGCTGATCATTTTAATACCAATTTTGCTTACGGTCAAGCTTCTTATTCAAAGGGAGCGGTATTTTTGGGGCAACTCAATTATATTGTAGGAGAAGGTGTTTTTGACAAAGCGATGCTAAAATATTATGACGAATGGCATTTTAAGCATCCTAATCCAAATGACTTCATTCGTGTGATGGAAAAAGAATCTGGTTTGGAATTGGATTGGTACAAAGAGTATTGGGTAAATACTACGAATCGAATCGACTATGCCATTGTTGATGTTTTAAAAGGAAATAAAAGTTCGAAGGATTCTGTCGTTATTAAAGCAAAAGAAGGAAACTATTTTGCCAGTAGTGGCAAGGTAGACAAGAAAGGAACGACTATTTATATTGAAAGAAAAGAGCGTATGCCAATGCCTTTAGATGTTGTTGTAACTTATAAAAAAGGAAAATTGACACAGTTGGCAACTTTTAATATTCCTTTGGAAATTATGCGTGGACACAAGCAAGATGAACTAAAAAACGGTAATCAAACAGTAATGCCTGATTGGAAATGGACACATCCTGTTTACGAATTGAACCTTCCAATTCCAATGAAAGATATTGAAAAAATAGAGATTGATCCTTCTTTGCGCATGGCAGATATAGATCGAGATAATAACGTTTGGGAAAAATAA